The following are encoded in a window of Vibrio sp. SCSIO 43136 genomic DNA:
- a CDS encoding mannitol-1-phosphate 5-dehydrogenase: MKNAVHFGAGNIGRGFIGKLLADADVEVTFADVDAPLVDQLSHKQEYKVKVVGTECHIDTVNHVTAVNSASEDVIDRIVKTDMVTTAVGPNVLDIIAKTIATGITKRFEAGNNAPLNIIACENMVRGTTHLKGEVYKHLDESLHQKTDELVGFVDSAVDRIVPPAEAANDDPLEVTVESFSEWIVDEQQFKGEIPEIEGMEKTNNLMAFVERKLFTLNTGHCITAYLGCLKGHRTIREAIEDPAIQAEVKQAMMESGEVLIRRYGFDRDMHNAYIEKILGRFANPFLVDEVDRVGRQPLRKLGANDRLVKPLLGTIEYGTENKTLLKGIAAALKYTSDSDPQAVELQKSLADVGVKKTLATYTGLAEDSVEVAQIETLYYLL, from the coding sequence ATGAAAAACGCAGTTCATTTTGGCGCTGGCAATATTGGTCGCGGCTTCATCGGTAAACTGTTGGCAGATGCCGACGTTGAGGTCACATTCGCAGATGTTGATGCACCGCTCGTCGACCAGCTAAGCCATAAACAAGAGTACAAAGTTAAAGTAGTTGGCACTGAATGCCATATCGATACCGTTAACCACGTTACGGCTGTGAACTCGGCCAGCGAAGACGTTATCGACCGTATCGTAAAAACCGACATGGTCACTACAGCTGTTGGGCCAAACGTACTTGATATCATTGCTAAAACCATTGCAACTGGCATCACCAAGCGCTTTGAAGCGGGCAATAATGCGCCACTGAATATCATTGCCTGTGAAAACATGGTTCGAGGCACAACTCACCTAAAAGGTGAGGTATACAAACATCTTGATGAGTCTTTACACCAAAAGACTGACGAGCTAGTAGGTTTTGTTGATTCAGCAGTAGACCGCATCGTGCCACCAGCAGAAGCGGCGAACGATGACCCACTAGAAGTCACCGTTGAAAGCTTTAGCGAGTGGATTGTTGATGAACAGCAATTCAAAGGCGAGATCCCTGAAATTGAAGGGATGGAGAAAACCAACAACCTAATGGCGTTTGTAGAGCGCAAGTTGTTCACCCTGAATACGGGTCACTGCATCACCGCTTACTTGGGTTGCTTGAAAGGCCACCGCACTATTCGTGAAGCGATAGAAGACCCAGCCATCCAAGCCGAAGTAAAACAGGCAATGATGGAGAGCGGAGAAGTATTGATCCGACGCTACGGATTCGACCGAGACATGCACAACGCATACATCGAGAAAATCCTAGGCCGATTTGCTAACCCATTCCTAGTGGATGAAGTTGACCGTGTTGGCCGTCAGCCACTTCGCAAATTGGGCGCAAACGATAGATTAGTGAAGCCATTACTCGGTACAATCGAATATGGCACTGAAAACAAAACACTTTTGAAAGGCATTGCCGCCGCATTGAAATACACCAGCGATAGTGACCCACAAGCAGTCGAACTGCAAAAATCGCTTGCCGATGTTGGCGTGAAGAAGACCCTAGCCACCTATACAGGGCTGGCTGAAGATAGTGTAGAAGTGGCTCAGATTGAGACACTTTATTACCTACTTTGA
- a CDS encoding MltR family transcriptional regulator produces MADNINETQIIERLNSAPSVRGFFIASVDVFNDAIDGLVQRIFRKDDFAVQSVVGPLLHDSGPLGDLSVRLKLLYGLGVLPDDIYHDIEDIIKLKHHLNSDVEEYAFTDPNVLTPIKKLNLVKKMGMVQLEVAEPDDDIDLEFYQLQLQRQQQIIKSGLSLAIVEICNELGKESPF; encoded by the coding sequence ATGGCAGATAACATTAACGAAACCCAGATAATTGAGAGATTAAACAGCGCACCATCAGTACGTGGTTTTTTCATCGCATCTGTCGACGTGTTTAACGACGCAATCGATGGATTGGTGCAAAGGATCTTCCGTAAAGATGATTTCGCCGTGCAATCCGTTGTAGGCCCGCTTTTGCATGACTCAGGGCCACTGGGAGATTTATCAGTACGTTTGAAGTTGCTGTATGGATTAGGCGTTTTGCCCGATGATATCTATCACGATATCGAAGACATCATCAAACTCAAACACCACTTAAATAGTGACGTAGAAGAGTACGCATTCACCGATCCAAACGTGCTCACTCCAATCAAAAAACTGAATTTAGTCAAGAAGATGGGCATGGTGCAGCTAGAGGTCGCCGAGCCTGATGACGACATCGATTTAGAGTTCTACCAACTGCAACTGCAACGTCAGCAGCAGATCATCAAATCAGGGTTATCTCTCGCCATCGTTGAGATTTGCAACGAGCTGGGCAAAGAGAGCCCATTCTAA
- a CDS encoding HAD family phosphatase, with the protein MLKAVLFDMDGLIFDTESIYKLSWQHAAAEQNLNLTDTFYQQFIGVKDAECEQMLAQHFHPNIDMAKFTAERDRHFHQQRQQGIALKPGFTQLLNAIKAKGLATAIITSSKRDDVEHNFANTPYLSQFDLLITAEDVEHGKPAPDGYLLACKHLGLPADHCLVLEDSNNGVKAGHAAGCHVIMVPDLLPPLPEIGHKTTVCDSLKDVIDWLDRL; encoded by the coding sequence ATGTTGAAAGCCGTACTTTTCGATATGGATGGCCTGATCTTTGATACCGAGTCCATCTATAAGCTCAGTTGGCAACACGCCGCCGCCGAGCAAAACCTCAACTTAACCGATACTTTTTATCAGCAGTTTATTGGCGTGAAAGATGCGGAGTGCGAACAAATGCTTGCACAGCACTTTCATCCCAACATCGACATGGCAAAATTCACCGCTGAACGAGACCGCCATTTCCACCAACAACGTCAACAAGGCATTGCCTTAAAACCGGGGTTTACCCAGTTACTCAATGCAATTAAAGCCAAAGGTTTAGCAACCGCCATCATCACCTCATCTAAGCGAGACGATGTAGAACACAACTTTGCCAATACGCCCTACTTAAGCCAATTTGACCTATTGATCACCGCTGAAGATGTAGAGCATGGTAAACCCGCACCCGATGGATACTTACTGGCTTGCAAGCATCTCGGACTTCCTGCAGACCACTGTCTAGTGCTTGAAGATTCGAACAACGGTGTTAAAGCGGGTCACGCCGCTGGTTGCCATGTCATCATGGTGCCCGATTTACTTCCGCCACTACCAGAAATAGGACACAAAACGACAGTCTGTGACTCGTTAAAAGACGTGATCGATTGGCTAGATAGACTCTAA
- a CDS encoding LysR family transcriptional regulator translates to MKRVFDDLSVFCAVVEKGSLKQASLHLGIPHSTVSRRLDALEQTL, encoded by the coding sequence ATGAAAAGAGTATTTGATGATCTGAGCGTGTTTTGCGCCGTTGTCGAGAAAGGTAGTCTCAAGCAAGCTTCATTGCATCTAGGCATCCCTCACAGTACCGTCAGCAGACGTCTTGATGCGTTGGAGCAAACTCTGTAA
- a CDS encoding LysR substrate-binding domain-containing protein → MHLLHRTTREVKVTHRGMQLYKDCAPLLGSLSDSVDAAIDEEVRFKGTLSVSMPVRAGLDFLGHWLIDFASQHEELQLELSLSNVKLNLVQENVDLAFRVGPLVDSSAIALRLWDIPYALCATQAFIDAHQLNSLNLSFEKLSTLPAVVSLPASQWLYQDEQNKDITFEPQPSLVVDDLELAYHAVKSGKFIGMLPTELIKDPEVAMLTVPNHQPVTRTMFAYYMGRRHSISQIRHIVEYIRERNAG, encoded by the coding sequence TTGCATCTGCTGCATCGCACCACCCGTGAAGTCAAAGTCACTCACCGTGGCATGCAATTATATAAAGACTGTGCTCCGCTGTTAGGCTCGCTGAGTGATTCAGTTGACGCCGCTATCGATGAGGAAGTGCGATTTAAAGGCACACTTTCCGTCTCAATGCCGGTGCGTGCAGGCCTCGATTTTCTTGGTCACTGGTTAATTGATTTTGCTTCTCAGCATGAGGAGCTACAACTTGAACTCTCTCTATCCAACGTCAAGCTTAACTTAGTCCAAGAAAATGTTGATCTCGCCTTTCGTGTCGGCCCACTGGTCGACTCCTCCGCCATTGCGCTACGTTTGTGGGATATACCCTATGCGCTGTGCGCAACCCAAGCGTTTATCGATGCTCATCAACTTAACTCATTAAACCTAAGTTTCGAAAAGCTCTCCACACTGCCAGCCGTGGTCTCGTTGCCTGCTAGCCAATGGCTATACCAAGACGAGCAAAACAAAGACATCACCTTTGAGCCGCAGCCAAGTTTGGTCGTCGATGATTTGGAACTGGCATATCACGCCGTTAAAAGCGGCAAGTTTATTGGCATGCTGCCCACCGAGCTCATAAAAGACCCAGAAGTCGCAATGCTAACAGTCCCGAACCACCAGCCCGTCACTCGCACCATGTTTGCGTATTATATGGGAAGACGACACTCAATAAGCCAGATCCGACATATTGTTGAGTATATTCGTGAGAGGAATGCAGGTTAG
- the nadS gene encoding NadS family protein yields MTSAFESIQQGLLEAIEFAEGETKGATVHKFAPVDVKAVRKNVAMTQAEFASTFGISLGTLRHWERGDRTPRGPALVLLNVLAKDPQAVIKALS; encoded by the coding sequence ATGACTAGTGCATTCGAAAGTATTCAACAGGGGCTATTAGAAGCTATTGAGTTTGCAGAAGGTGAAACTAAAGGTGCAACAGTTCATAAGTTTGCACCTGTAGATGTAAAGGCTGTCCGCAAGAACGTGGCAATGACACAAGCAGAATTTGCTTCAACTTTTGGTATAAGTTTAGGTACGCTTCGTCACTGGGAGCGTGGTGATAGAACGCCGCGAGGCCCAGCTCTAGTCTTACTTAATGTCCTAGCTAAAGATCCTCAAGCGGTAATTAAGGCGCTTTCCTAA
- a CDS encoding DeoR family transcriptional regulator codes for MAKRNTQLRRLAISNLVNELGEVSVDELAQKFETSEVTIRKDLASLENNGQLLRRYGGAVAIPTEVFNEDIGGKVSNRKVNLAKAAAALIRDHNRIVIDSGSTTAALIQQLNDKRGLVVMTNSLNVANALNELESEPTLLMTGGTWDTHSESFQGKVAESVLRAYDFDQLFIGADGVDLMRGTTSFNELLGLSKVMAEVSREVIVMIESDKVGRKIPNLELAWEQIDVLVTDQQLDPEHKAQIEQHGVSVICA; via the coding sequence ATGGCAAAACGAAACACACAACTGAGAAGATTGGCGATTTCTAACCTAGTCAACGAACTAGGCGAAGTGAGCGTCGACGAGCTAGCACAAAAGTTTGAAACCTCAGAAGTGACCATTCGCAAAGATCTCGCATCGCTTGAAAACAACGGCCAATTGCTGCGTCGTTACGGTGGTGCGGTGGCCATCCCGACCGAAGTCTTTAACGAAGATATTGGCGGAAAAGTTTCAAACCGAAAGGTTAATCTTGCGAAAGCAGCAGCAGCGCTTATTCGTGACCACAACCGCATCGTCATCGACAGTGGCAGCACCACAGCGGCGCTTATCCAGCAGCTTAACGACAAACGTGGTTTGGTAGTCATGACCAACTCGCTCAATGTCGCTAATGCACTTAATGAACTGGAAAGTGAACCAACCCTGCTCATGACGGGCGGAACTTGGGATACCCATTCTGAGTCTTTCCAAGGCAAAGTGGCCGAATCTGTGTTGCGCGCCTACGACTTTGACCAACTATTTATCGGTGCTGATGGCGTAGATCTCATGCGGGGTACCACCTCTTTTAATGAGTTACTTGGCCTAAGCAAAGTCATGGCAGAAGTGTCGCGTGAAGTGATCGTCATGATCGAGTCAGACAAAGTTGGTCGCAAGATCCCAAATCTAGAGCTGGCTTGGGAACAAATCGATGTATTGGTCACCGACCAACAACTTGACCCTGAGCATAAAGCCCAAATTGAACAACATGGCGTAAGCGTGATTTGCGCCTAA
- the glmS gene encoding glutamine--fructose-6-phosphate transaminase (isomerizing), which produces MCGIVGAVAQRDVAEILVEGLRRLEYRGYDSAGVAVVDSETNLTRVRRLGKVQELADAVDEANVVGGTGIAHTRWATHGEPSEANAHPHMSGDIAVVHNGIIENHEELRELLQSRGYVFTSQTDTEVIAHMVEWELRTSETLLEAVQKTAKQLEGAYGTVALDRKDPSRIVVARSGSPICIGFGVGENFLASDQLALLNVTRRFMYLEEGDVAEITRREVTVFDETGERVEREITESNAEHDAGDKGQYRHFMQKEIYEQPTALINTMEGRITADSVITDAIGVNAAEILGKVEHVQIVACGTSYNAGMTARYWFEDIAGVSCDVEIASEFRYRKFVTRPNSLLITLSQSGETADTLAALRLAKEKGYMAAMTICNVAGSSLVRESDFAFMTRAGVEIGVASTKAFTTQLSALLMLVTAMGKEQDRISKEKEKEIVEALHALPKQIESALSFEKEIEALAPDFADKHHTLFLGRGEFYPIAMEASLKLKEISYIHAEAYAAGELKHGPLALIDADMPVVVVAPSNDLLEKLKSNVEEVRARGGLLYVFADADAGFEADETMKIITLPHVSEITAAIYYTIPMQLLSYYVALIKGTDVDQPRNLAKAVTVE; this is translated from the coding sequence ATGTGTGGAATCGTAGGTGCTGTAGCACAACGAGACGTTGCTGAAATTTTGGTTGAAGGCCTTCGCCGCTTAGAATACCGCGGATACGACTCAGCGGGTGTAGCAGTGGTGGATAGCGAAACCAACCTGACTCGTGTTCGTCGCCTTGGCAAAGTTCAAGAGCTGGCAGACGCAGTAGACGAAGCAAACGTTGTAGGTGGCACAGGTATCGCACACACACGTTGGGCAACTCACGGTGAACCATCAGAAGCGAACGCCCACCCACACATGTCTGGTGATATTGCAGTAGTTCACAACGGCATCATCGAAAACCACGAAGAGCTGCGTGAGCTGCTTCAATCTCGTGGCTACGTATTCACCTCACAAACAGATACTGAAGTTATCGCTCACATGGTTGAGTGGGAACTTCGCACTTCAGAAACGCTACTAGAAGCAGTTCAAAAAACAGCGAAACAGCTAGAAGGTGCTTACGGTACGGTTGCGCTTGACCGTAAAGATCCCTCTCGTATCGTGGTAGCTCGCTCTGGAAGCCCAATCTGTATTGGTTTCGGTGTGGGTGAGAACTTCCTTGCTTCTGACCAACTCGCCCTGCTAAACGTTACTCGCCGCTTTATGTACCTAGAAGAAGGCGACGTAGCAGAAATCACTCGTCGTGAAGTGACAGTATTTGATGAAACTGGCGAGCGTGTTGAGCGTGAAATCACCGAATCAAACGCTGAACACGATGCGGGTGACAAAGGCCAATACCGCCACTTCATGCAAAAAGAGATCTACGAGCAACCAACGGCGCTTATCAACACTATGGAAGGCCGCATCACAGCAGACTCTGTGATCACAGATGCTATCGGTGTTAACGCTGCTGAAATCCTAGGTAAAGTTGAGCATGTTCAAATCGTTGCGTGTGGTACTTCATACAACGCAGGTATGACAGCACGCTACTGGTTTGAAGACATCGCAGGCGTAAGCTGTGACGTAGAAATCGCATCAGAGTTCCGCTACCGCAAGTTTGTGACTCGTCCAAACAGCCTACTGATCACTCTATCTCAGTCAGGTGAAACTGCGGATACGCTAGCAGCACTTCGTCTAGCGAAAGAGAAAGGCTACATGGCGGCAATGACCATCTGTAACGTGGCTGGTTCTTCGCTGGTTCGTGAGTCTGATTTTGCCTTCATGACTCGCGCAGGTGTAGAGATTGGCGTTGCTTCAACGAAAGCATTCACCACTCAGCTTTCTGCGCTACTGATGCTGGTAACAGCAATGGGTAAAGAGCAAGATCGCATCAGTAAAGAGAAAGAAAAAGAGATCGTAGAAGCACTGCACGCTCTACCTAAGCAGATCGAATCTGCACTATCTTTCGAAAAAGAAATCGAAGCCCTAGCACCAGATTTCGCTGACAAACACCACACCCTATTCTTAGGCCGTGGCGAGTTCTACCCAATCGCAATGGAAGCGTCTCTAAAACTAAAAGAGATCTCTTACATCCACGCTGAAGCATACGCAGCAGGTGAGCTTAAACATGGCCCACTAGCGCTTATCGATGCAGACATGCCAGTGGTAGTAGTAGCACCAAGCAACGACCTACTAGAGAAGCTGAAATCAAACGTTGAAGAAGTACGTGCACGTGGCGGCCTACTTTACGTATTCGCCGATGCAGACGCAGGCTTTGAAGCCGATGAGACCATGAAGATCATCACTCTGCCACATGTAAGCGAAATCACAGCCGCTATCTACTACACCATCCCAATGCAGCTACTTTCTTACTACGTAGCACTGATTAAAGGTACGGATGTTGACCAGCCACGTAACCTTGCTAAAGCGGTAACAGTGGAGTAA
- a CDS encoding SUMF1/EgtB/PvdO family nonheme iron enzyme yields the protein MDFRSTGLLINEMNSREAMGLPDSFVDTELDCLRQEYDVLKSLTQDELLLIIEGPMSPPAVRYAAGLILALKGDPRINSLCPQMITVEGATVKLGLPYDKVERVVEKYQQYGVIRDWIEKECPEHEVELTTFGIGKYCVTNQEYLEYLKDTGNKLLPTSWAFGVYPMHLSNHPVHTISAEQADAYCVWLSEKTGRAFRLPTEAEWEYAAGGPDGLEYPWGDQYLTGKANTVEEGLLRTTPIGMYASGASPFGVMDMSGNVEEYTSSEYVPYPNGVMIEDDLLISEGQYRVARGGSFTRFKDLARTRRRHGWYKKDIYVMGFRLAESL from the coding sequence ATGGATTTCAGATCAACAGGGCTGCTCATCAATGAGATGAATTCTCGGGAAGCTATGGGGCTCCCAGATTCCTTTGTGGACACAGAGCTCGACTGTTTAAGACAAGAATACGACGTATTGAAATCACTGACGCAAGACGAGCTACTGCTCATCATTGAAGGTCCTATGTCTCCGCCTGCAGTTCGCTATGCTGCAGGACTTATCTTAGCGTTAAAGGGGGATCCGAGAATTAACAGCTTGTGTCCACAAATGATCACTGTGGAGGGTGCCACCGTGAAGCTAGGATTGCCTTACGATAAGGTTGAACGTGTTGTTGAGAAATATCAACAATATGGTGTAATTAGGGATTGGATAGAAAAGGAATGTCCGGAACATGAAGTAGAGTTGACTACTTTTGGGATTGGAAAATACTGTGTAACGAATCAGGAATATTTAGAGTATCTCAAAGATACTGGGAATAAGTTACTTCCAACCTCTTGGGCATTTGGTGTATATCCCATGCATTTGTCTAATCACCCAGTCCACACAATATCAGCCGAGCAGGCTGATGCATATTGCGTTTGGTTGAGTGAAAAAACAGGTAGAGCTTTTCGCTTGCCAACCGAAGCTGAATGGGAGTATGCGGCAGGGGGACCTGATGGATTAGAGTATCCCTGGGGAGATCAATACTTGACAGGCAAAGCCAACACTGTCGAAGAAGGTTTGCTGCGCACTACACCAATTGGCATGTATGCTAGTGGAGCTTCACCGTTTGGAGTTATGGACATGTCGGGTAATGTGGAAGAATACACGTCATCTGAATATGTACCGTATCCAAATGGGGTGATGATTGAAGATGATTTATTGATTTCAGAAGGTCAATATCGTGTTGCCAGAGGTGGTAGTTTTACTCGATTTAAGGACTTAGCAAGAACACGACGTCGGCATGGATGGTACAAGAAAGATATTTATGTTATGGGATTTCGATTGGCTGAGAGTCTTTAG
- a CDS encoding WD40 repeat domain-containing protein translates to MYHTSPLSGISVSKNGYLASAGYDNRVILWDENTHIPVDVGFHDHLANQVCFSNNSKLLASSSSDYSARIWDIPSMNLLAVLHHDDDVEGISFSPNNQQIATASRDKKVRVFSVQGALIHELSGHEEDVLTVEWLSDTIVVSCGDDSTLRYWDIEKGTLLDTISLGGMETDTLCVTSQGQIVSGNDDGELVYFEKDGSEISRIKGHKSGIKRLVLNQKRIISLSYDRTFKIWEISEGKILHLTEGQIPNIVWPRSCAFINNDQVAFVTFGDRYAIYSIEHKKWDTAAIKPTHGINGLYPTSDGCYTVGDSGIVKLGDRVINQVPSLCNFIVSKYGMVICGGQDGAIYNALTSEVIYQHHSPLNCCQLFEFKEDRYAVVGAYTGELIFLKLNERNQLVYWCSSTNHSNAIKDVIFDNGKIFTVCADTTVLVMECGKDLKLSPVLEGRHEKIVNGATAISGQFVSISRDLTMRFWGSSPQVIKTPHKNSIKCIASDGESWLVTGDYRGTVCCYRVVDQSWHKQKISSSGISSVAYDEYQSVFLAASYDGKVHTINPNNLAKVG, encoded by the coding sequence ATGTATCATACATCACCTCTTAGCGGTATCAGTGTTTCAAAAAATGGGTATTTGGCCAGTGCCGGATATGATAATCGAGTTATCCTGTGGGATGAAAATACTCATATACCGGTGGATGTTGGATTTCATGATCATTTGGCCAACCAAGTATGCTTTTCGAATAACAGCAAGTTATTGGCATCTTCGAGTAGTGACTACTCCGCCCGTATTTGGGATATACCGTCGATGAACTTACTCGCTGTATTACATCATGACGACGATGTTGAAGGAATCAGCTTTAGTCCAAATAATCAGCAGATCGCTACAGCCTCAAGAGACAAAAAAGTGCGAGTTTTCTCAGTTCAAGGAGCACTGATTCATGAGCTTTCTGGGCATGAAGAGGATGTCCTCACGGTCGAATGGTTATCAGATACCATTGTTGTCTCGTGTGGTGATGACAGTACTTTACGCTATTGGGATATAGAGAAAGGTACACTGCTTGATACTATATCACTTGGTGGGATGGAAACGGATACTTTATGTGTGACTTCTCAAGGTCAAATCGTCTCGGGAAATGATGATGGTGAATTGGTCTACTTTGAAAAAGATGGTAGCGAGATATCGCGCATCAAAGGCCATAAATCTGGGATCAAACGTTTAGTGTTGAATCAAAAAAGAATCATAAGTTTGAGTTACGATCGAACCTTCAAGATCTGGGAAATCTCCGAGGGTAAGATTCTACATCTGACGGAAGGCCAGATCCCTAATATTGTTTGGCCCCGCTCGTGTGCGTTTATCAATAATGATCAAGTAGCCTTCGTAACATTTGGTGACCGTTACGCCATCTACTCAATAGAGCATAAGAAGTGGGACACAGCGGCTATCAAGCCGACACATGGTATCAATGGCTTATACCCAACAAGTGATGGTTGCTACACGGTAGGAGACTCAGGGATCGTAAAGCTTGGTGATAGAGTGATCAATCAAGTCCCTTCACTGTGTAATTTCATTGTTTCTAAATATGGTATGGTAATTTGTGGTGGGCAAGATGGAGCAATCTACAATGCATTGACTTCGGAGGTCATTTATCAACATCATTCACCGCTGAATTGTTGCCAACTATTTGAATTTAAAGAAGATCGATATGCAGTCGTTGGGGCATATACCGGAGAATTGATTTTCTTAAAACTCAATGAACGCAATCAATTGGTCTATTGGTGTAGTTCGACCAATCACAGTAATGCGATCAAAGATGTCATTTTTGACAATGGAAAAATTTTTACAGTCTGTGCTGATACAACTGTCTTAGTTATGGAATGTGGAAAAGACCTAAAGTTATCACCAGTTTTGGAAGGTAGACATGAAAAAATCGTTAATGGTGCTACCGCTATTTCGGGTCAGTTCGTATCAATCAGCAGGGATTTGACCATGCGTTTTTGGGGGAGTTCACCTCAAGTTATCAAAACCCCCCATAAGAATTCAATTAAGTGTATTGCCTCAGATGGAGAGTCTTGGTTAGTCACTGGCGACTATCGAGGAACAGTTTGTTGTTATAGAGTAGTGGACCAATCATGGCATAAGCAGAAAATCAGTTCTTCGGGTATATCATCAGTGGCCTATGATGAATATCAATCCGTTTTCCTTGCGGCTTCTTACGATGGTAAAGTGCACACAATCAATCCTAACAATTTAGCGAAGGTGGGATAA
- the ribA gene encoding GTP cyclohydrolase II RibA, translating into MKIRQSVVIPITNQKIPATFYSFDAFDASNEHLLIVVKPKNGKGTEEPILRIHSECLTGDVFQSSRCDCGPQLYEALDLIAREGGIIAYLRQEGRGIGLYNKLEAYKLQDQGHDTYDANRLLGFGKDLRSFDMVAGMLKAINVKKVRLLSNNPKKLKALSSNGIEVTNRISTSVFITSENKEYLQAKELKDNHIFSSPIPLN; encoded by the coding sequence ATGAAAATTAGACAAAGTGTAGTCATACCGATCACAAACCAAAAAATACCAGCAACTTTTTATTCTTTTGATGCCTTTGACGCTTCAAATGAGCATCTATTAATTGTGGTTAAACCGAAAAACGGTAAGGGTACCGAAGAGCCTATCCTTCGAATTCACTCAGAGTGCCTGACTGGAGATGTCTTCCAATCGAGCCGTTGTGATTGTGGTCCACAACTATATGAAGCATTAGATCTCATTGCTAGAGAGGGCGGAATAATTGCGTATCTCAGACAAGAGGGCAGAGGCATTGGTCTCTACAACAAGCTTGAGGCTTATAAACTCCAAGATCAAGGTCATGACACTTACGATGCGAATAGACTATTGGGCTTTGGAAAGGACTTAAGGTCTTTCGACATGGTTGCAGGGATGTTAAAGGCGATTAACGTCAAAAAAGTCAGGCTCTTATCTAATAACCCTAAGAAACTTAAAGCGCTATCGTCCAACGGGATAGAGGTGACAAATCGCATTTCAACATCGGTTTTCATTACGTCTGAAAACAAAGAGTATCTTCAGGCTAAAGAACTAAAAGACAACCATATTTTTTCATCTCCTATCCCTCTAAATTAA
- a CDS encoding NAD(P)H-dependent oxidoreductase has product MKLCIVSGSHRDGSQSAKLAAEIERSRYVADKFKSVEVLDLYQLSLPLWNEGVWSKTPEWEKWEVVASTVSQADAFIFITPEWGGMVPPGLKNFLLLCGLEEVGHKPALIVSISASKGGTNPVHELRATAYKNNHICFIPDHVILRHIDREAKTLIDDTNDDIFDYHISLLSHYSKALQGVRASGVVCSERFRYGMS; this is encoded by the coding sequence ATGAAATTGTGTATTGTGAGTGGAAGCCATCGAGACGGCTCTCAAAGTGCCAAGTTGGCGGCTGAAATTGAGCGCAGTAGATATGTGGCAGATAAGTTTAAGAGTGTAGAAGTACTCGATCTTTATCAACTTAGTTTACCTTTATGGAATGAAGGTGTTTGGAGTAAAACGCCAGAGTGGGAAAAGTGGGAGGTCGTTGCTTCAACAGTAAGTCAAGCTGACGCGTTTATCTTCATCACACCCGAATGGGGTGGCATGGTACCACCAGGACTGAAAAATTTTCTATTGCTTTGTGGGCTTGAAGAAGTTGGACATAAACCGGCACTCATAGTGAGCATTTCTGCTAGTAAAGGGGGGACAAACCCCGTACATGAGTTGAGGGCGACGGCATATAAGAACAACCACATTTGCTTTATTCCAGACCATGTCATTTTAAGACACATCGACAGGGAGGCCAAAACGCTCATTGATGATACAAATGACGATATTTTTGACTATCACATTTCACTCCTCTCACATTACTCAAAGGCACTTCAAGGAGTGCGAGCCAGTGGCGTTGTGTGTAGTGAAAGATTTCGATACGGCATGTCTTAA